The genomic segment GGTCGGCTGCTTCGAGCTCGTCCTTGCCCTCGACCGCCTTCGACGCGCGCAGGAAGCCGGTGCCGTAGAGCGGACCGGCCGCGCCCCCGACCTTGCTGACCAGCGCCATGGCGGTCGCCTTGAGCACCGCAGCCGGATCGTCGCCGGACAGCCGTTGCAGCGCCGCCTGCATGCCGCGGTTCATGTTCTCACCGTGGTCGGCATCGCCGATCGCACTGTCGAGCCGCGTCAGCAGCCGCCGGTGCTCGGTGACCGCGTCCGCGAACCGCTGGATGAAGGCCGTGATGTCCTCGGTGCTGACGCTCATATACGTGTGCCTACCGCTTCGCAACTTGAGGCACGTGTTGCGTGTGCCTACCGCTTCGCTACTTGAGGCACGTGTTCGGTGTGCCTAGGCGTCTTCCGTCGACCTACATTCCCTTCCGCATGGCCGCCGTATGCACCGGGGCGTCCCACAGCTCGATCATCTCGTCGTCGAGCCGGAGCAGCGTGACCGACGTGCCGGCCATCTCCAGGGAGGTGATCCAGTCGCCGACCAGGTGCCGCTCGACCGTGATGCCACGGTCCGCCAGCAGCTTCGCGGCGGCCCGGTACACGATGTACAGCTCGATCTGCGGGGTGCCGCCCATGCCGTTGACGAACAACAGCACCCGGTCGCCCTCGGAGAACGGCAGGTCCTCGAGGATCGGCGTCATCAGCCGTCCGGTGATCTCGTCCGCCGACTCCAGCGGCATGCGGTGGCGGCCCGGCTCGCCGTGGATGCCGATGCCGATCTCCATCTCGTCGTCACCGAGCTCGAACGTCGGCTCACCGGCGTGCGGCACGGTGCACGACGTCAGGGCCATGCCCATCGAGCGCACGTTCGCGTTGACGCGCTCGCACAGTGCGGCGACGGCGTCGAGGTCGTCGCCGCGCTCAGCGGCGGCGCCGCAGATCTTCTCCGCCAGCACGGTGCCGCCGACGCCGCGGCGGCCGGCGGTGTACAGCGAGTCCTCGACAGCGACGTCGTCGTTGACGACGACGGCGCGGACGTTGGCGTCCTCGGCGAGCTCGGCCGCCATCTCGAAGTTGGCCACGTCGCCCGTGTAGTTCTTGACGATGTGGAGCACACCGGCGCCACCGTCGACCGCTTCGGTGGCGGCTTGCACCTGGTCGGGCGTCGGCGAGGTGAACACCGCGCCCGGACACGCGGCGTCGAGCATTCCGTGGCCGACGAAGCCGCCGTGCATCGGTTCGTGACCGCTGCCGCCACCGGAGACGATGGCGACCTTGCCGTCGACCGGCGCGTCCGCGCGGACGATGTAGTCGGGGTCGTGCTGGACGGTCAGCAGGTCACCGTGTGCGAGCGCCATGCCCTCCAGCGCCTCGGTGACCACGTGCTCCGGATCGTTGA from the Euzebyales bacterium genome contains:
- the dhaK gene encoding dihydroxyacetone kinase subunit DhaK — protein: MKKLINDPEHVVTEALEGMALAHGDLLTVQHDPDYIVRADAPVDGKVAIVSGGGSGHEPMHGGFVGHGMLDAACPGAVFTSPTPDQVQAATEAVDGGAGVLHIVKNYTGDVANFEMAAELAEDANVRAVVVNDDVAVEDSLYTAGRRGVGGTVLAEKICGAAAERGDDLDAVAALCERVNANVRSMGMALTSCTVPHAGEPTFELGDDEMEIGIGIHGEPGRHRMPLESADEITGRLMTPILEDLPFSEGDRVLLFVNGMGGTPQIELYIVYRAAAKLLADRGITVERHLVGDWITSLEMAGTSVTLLRLDDEMIELWDAPVHTAAMRKGM